In Plasmodium coatneyi strain Hackeri chromosome 3, complete sequence, a genomic segment contains:
- a CDS encoding DNA polymerase codes for MSSVFDKLKKQRSKECKATDFYEVKNKNDDIYEVVDEEGYIENKNSLKDFIVGGEKEFDSSDDVIVEDISYGLLRKRAAAEREAKAKRNKPIDDFVREKKIQKIFSTGKLSKEEISKAKNIERLMDANSSSSGSESDHFNLKRKTRDSYERDRNNKKGCHIRQIIRGTDRQISQLRGSSVVEVEREGVNSGKHHDPAGVPPSSATLHAEGKNGSNAFLPTKGTDGQIKTEVMAKCEEGVEGTVAEDMDHVDGEETQEGNKKRKVFTGEDNLGKFSTQSCKGENDGAKKGSEGSVPLWSIKQENAPDRKQTDPGSVVSRLEKNHPVETFLEMGDSPSVTQKMKKESSGSIDEGEDEQEKGCINVAVGLKNRADELVTNEETGFVNVYLFDICKHRNSIILFGKTIAKSKLHRSVSIYIEDMHRCYYFLLLKNKVYKKDGVEIRIGHKNYNTCILSDFLDEFQAIRKYHHIESIKCKIVKRRNLNVNSSEEDMYAKVFYTYNCDPISEKFLSGRTYSSFYCCNEDIIEHFIVKKHLKLPCWVKVKELNLNPANNLTYCYFDCTTTNWKNIYPVEKRLEGRVSPGMATISGGNPIGGSNPIGGSNPIGGGTALLSATTQANGNPPEETQKKGETTPGGSNHLTDLDLNKVIIKVVSLLNEQNHHEVFSICSMVDMQGKKSINFCGISAKAGKKTPLIYNKNNAKVFDSEKSLLESFLQRMKTLDTDIYIGYNILNFDLEFIIHRCNVHNLNADFLSRKKKLKKNDRMKVNKFNGTSSTGSMYNIIQHIKGRLIVDIYMLCKDLIKLTSYSMDEIIDSVRNKFQDRGRTGNSTNKTNGASSGSNPPPNVFKDFSVNNINLLNCSNIHLYDAKEILENHLSMYIHSQLFCVQEIGNVCKVLQIIEKTRDLTKLSGYLWSRSLLCYTSERIEYFLLHEYNRKKFITPVVKKKIKKIENDQVKSKSAAKYSGGLVLDPLCGYYDTFVLYLDFNSLYPSIIIEYNVCFSTLKGKGGHNEIEPANGLEGSNSVGVTKGDDATKELSDPADSTDLTDADPGEVLASNEPIEMDDFDKTKPGILPSILKNLVEKRAFIKKLIANEKNKEKKELLLIQSLSIKLISNSIYGCLGNTNNRFYAKHMASFITLKGRNLLQHTKSRVEREFNLKVIYGDTDSIMIDTGIKAQGVNNYKEAFRLAHVIKNTINKSYKKLELDLECIFSKLLLLKKKKYACAKVMDANMEKCEYEMKGINFIKRDFSKISKLIGNEVLKIIFSSKDGQASSGKATEGMEVPVENDLSEQIHEYLRGVHQRIQADEFDLDYFVITKKLTKNVSEYQEKNSLGHVLVAERMMKDGYNISVNKEIQYCVCTSEDASKFFNKSGNEKLNNSLCCFSVSEIKKHNMKVDKEYYIRNQILSPIGRLCQYIEGTNAEKLASCFNIFDVREIKTDFQIEENYHESNVLSLLNQSEDRFKDIHLKGYLTCSSCAHNVKPAVFIKYFRCNNCLKFLSIEKIRNYIFSFVHHLFATFYKQLYVCSSCSVKTRRVLLNAAKDCPSPNCENPKDSLKPLVSKKYIYRMLEYFLFLLKDNLRELPQKLLEGKVGQASNPGENQDQHTTVHNQDGHTATQNQDGQPDAGTPYASDTFVYVCIDEKFKTHILSDQKPSKKNIKVEAYDDICNRRELGVTITKGLQMKYPNTSNFLTYLNLKTSQFCINYNDERNTIRQSLHGLVRNNVYAQIYFDKVFSIFQQPLSSKIVEL; via the exons ATGAGTAGCGTGTTCGATAAGCTGAAGAAGCAGAGGTCCAAGGAATGCAAGGCGACAGATTTTTACGAG gtgaaaaacaaaaatgacgaCATTTACGAAGTGGTAGACGAGGAAGGATACATAGAAAACAAGAACTCCCTAAAGGACTTCATCGTTGGAG GCGAGAAGGAGTTTGATTCGAGCGATGACGTAATCGTGGAGGACATAAGCTACGGCCTTCTTCGGAAGAGGG CTGCTGCCGAGAGGGAAGCCAAGGCTAAGAGGAACAAACCAATAGACGACTTCGTtcgggaaaagaaaattcagAAGATCTTTTCCACAGGTAAATTAagcaaggaagaaatatcCAAGGCAAAGAACATCGAACGGTTGATGGATGCAAACTCCTCTTCTAGTGGCAGCGAGTCGGACCACTTCAACttgaaaaggaagacaagAGACTCCTACGAAAGGGATCGtaataacaaaaaagggtgtCACATTAGGCAGATCATCCGTGGTACCGATAGGCAAATTAGTCAGTTAAGAGGCAGTTCTGTGGTGGAGGTGGAGAGAGAAGGGGTTAATTCAGGAAAGCATCATGACCCCGCTGGCGTGCCCCCAAGCAGCGCAACTCTACATgcagagggaaaaaatggctccAACGCTTTTCTTCCTACGAAAGGGACAGATGGGCAGATAAAAACGGAAGTGATGGCAAAGTGCGAAGAAGGTGTTGAGGGCACCGTTGCTGAAGACATGGACCATGTGGACGGAGAAGAGACGCAAGAGGGaaacaagaaaaggaaagtgttcaCGGGGGAAGACAACTTAGGGAAATTTTCAACGCAGAGttgcaaaggggaaaacgaTGGTGCAAAGAAGGGAAGTGAGGGATCTGTACCCCTCTGGAGTATCAAACAGGAGAATGCACCAGATAGGAAACAAACTGATCCAGGTAGCGTTGTATCGAGGCTCGAGAAAAACCACCCCGTAGAGACATTCCTAGAAATGGGAGACTCCCCATCCGTGACgcagaaaatgaagaaggaatcAAGTGGAAGCATCGACGAGGGGGAAGACGAGCAGGAAAAGGGTTGTATAAATGTAGCCGTCGGATTGAAGAACAGAGCAGATGAGTTAGTCACGAATGAGGAAACTGGGTTTGTTAACGTGTACCTCTTCGACATATGTAAGCACAGAAATAGTATTATCCTGTTCGGAAAAACGATTGCGAAGTCTAAGCTGCACAGAAGCGTGAGTATATACATTGAAGACATGCACAGGTGTTACTATTTCTTGCTATTGAAAAATAAGGTTTACAAAAAAGATGGCGTCGAAATAAGGATTGGACACAAGAATTACAACACATGTATTTTGTCCGACTTTCTGGATGAGTTCCAAGCGATTAGGAAGTACCACCATATTGAGAGCATAAAGTGCAAAATAGTGAAGAGGAGAAACTTGAATGTAAACTCAAGTGAAGAAGATATGTATGCCAAGGTATTTTACACATACAACTGTGACCCGATTAGCGAGAAGTTCCTGTCTGGAAGGACGTACTCCTCCTTCTACTGCTGCAATGAAGACATCATCGAGCATTTCATCGTTAAGAAGCACTTGAAGTTGCCCTGTTGGGTGAAGGTGAAGGAGCTCAACCTGAACCCAGCTAACAATTTGACCTACTGTTACTTTGATTGTACTACTACTAACTGGAAGAACATCTACCCGGTGGAGAAGCGCCTCGAGGGGAGGGTCTCCCCAGGGATGGCCACCATTAGCGGGGGTAACCCAATCGGTGGTAGTAATCCAATCGGGGGGAGTAACCCAATCGGGGGTGGTACTGCCCTGCTATCCGCAACAACGCAGGCAAATGGCAACCCCCCGGAGGAGACgcaaaagaagggggaaaccACCCCAGGGGGGAGCAACCACCTAACCGACCTGGACCTGAACAAAGTGATCATCAAGGTGGTATCCCTCCTAAACGAACAGAACCACCACGAGGTATTCAGCATCTGTTCCATGGTGGAcatgcaaggaaaaaaatccatcAACTTCTGTGGTATATCAGCCaaggcgggaaaaaaaacgcctctcatatataataagaacAACGCGAAAGTGTTCGACTCGGAGAAGAGTCTGCTGGAATCCTTTCTCCAAAGGATGAAAACCCTCGACACGGACATCTACATCGGTTACAACATTCTGAACTTCGACTTGGAATTCATCATACATAGATGCAACGTGCACAATTTGAATGCAGATTTCctgagcaggaaaaaaaagctaaaaaaaaacgaccgAATGAAggttaacaaatttaatggCACCAGTAGCACCGGTTCTATGTATAACATTATTCAACACATTAAGGGAAGGCTCATCGTGGATATTTACATGCTGTGTAAGGACCTGATAAAGCTAACCAGCTACAGTATGGACGAAATTATCGATAGCGTGAGGAACAAATTCCAGGATAGAGGTCGGACGGGCAACTCGACCAACAAGACGAATGGTGCATCATCTGGTAGTAACCCCCCCCCTAACGTCTTCAAAGATTTCTCCGTGAATAATATAAACCTGCTAAACTGCAGCAACATCCATCTGTACGACGCGAAGGAGATCCTGGAAAACCACCTCAGCATGTATATTCACAGTCAGCTTTTCTGTGTGCAGGAAATAGGAAATGTATGCAAGGTGTTGCAAATTATAGAAAAGACTAGAGATCTGACCAAACTGAGTGGCTACCTCTGGTCGAGGAGTCTACTATGCTACACCAGCGAGAGGATAGAATACTTTCTTCTGCATGAGTATAATAGGAAGAAGTTCATCACCCCTGTggttaagaagaaaattaaaaagattGAAAATGATCAGGTGAAAAGTAAAAGTGCGGCCAAGTATTCGGGTGGACTTGTATTAGATCCCCTATGTGGCTACTACGATACGTTCGTTCTGTACCTTGACTTTAACAGCCTCTACCCGTCCATTATTATCGAGTATAATGTCTGCTTCAGCACGTTGAAGGGGAAGGGTGGACACAACGAGATCGAACCAGCAAACGGGTTAGAAGGATCAAACAGTGTTGGCGTCACCAAGGGGGATGATGCCACGAAGGAGCTGAGCGATCCGGCCGACTCCACAGACCTGACCGATGCAGACCCGGGGGAGGTACTCGCCTCAAACGAACCCATCGAAATGGACGATTTTGATAAAACCAAACCGGGTATCCTACCGTCGATCCTTAAGAACCTTGTGGAAAAAAGAGccttcataaaaaaattaatcgcaaatgaaaagaacaaggaaaagaaagaactcCTCCTGATTCAGTCCCTTTCCATCAAACTGATAAGTAATAGCATCTACGGTTGTCTGGGAAATACAAACAACCGTTTTTACGCTAAACACATGGCTTCGTTTATTacactgaagggaaggaacttaCTTCAACATACGAAATCCAGGGTGGAGAGGGAATTCAacttgaaggtaatttatgGAGACACAGATTCGATCATGATAGACACGGGCATAAAAGCGCAAGGAGTCAATAACTACAAAGAGGCCTTCAGATTAGCCCACGTTATAAAAAACACCATCAACAAGAGTTATAAGAAGCTCGAACTGGATCTCGAATGCATTTTTAGTAAGCTCCTCCTcctgaaaaagaaaaagtatgCCTGTGCAAAGGTCATGGATGCCAACATGGAAAAGTGTGAATACGAGATGAAGGGAATAAATTTCATTAAAAGAGACTTTAGTAAAATTTCCAAGCTTATTGGGAATGAGGtgctaaaaataattttcagTAGCAAGGATGGTCAGGCATCGTCTGGGAAGGCCACTGAGGGAATGGAAGTCCCCGTTGAAAATGACCTCTCTGAGCAGATCCACGAGTACCTGCGGGGCGTGCACCAGCGGATCCAGGCGGACGA GTTCGACCTGGACTACTTcgtaattacaaaaaaactGACCAAAAACGTGAGCGAATACCAGGAGAAGAACTCCTTAGGACACGTCCTCGTGGCGGAGCGCATGATGAAGGACGGCTACAACATCAGTGTTAATAAGGAGATCCAATACTGCGTATGCACCAGTGAGGACGCATCCAAATTTTTCAACAAGTCGGGAAACGAAAAGCTCAACAACTCCCTCTGTTGCTTCAGTGTCAGCGAAATAAAGAAGCATAATATGAAGGTCGACAAGGAGTACTACATTAGGAACCAGATCCTCTCTCCTATAGGCCGGTTATGCCAATACATCGAAGGAACGAATGCAGAAAAGTTGGCTTCCTGTTTTAACATTTTCGATgtaagggaaataaaaacggaCTTTCAGATAGAGGAGAATTATCATGAGTCAAATGTCTTGTCGTTACTAAACCAATCAGAAGACAGGTTCAAGGATATTCACTTGAAGGGCTACCTGACCTGCTCTTCCTGTGCACACAACGTCAAACCAGCCGTCTTCATAAAATACTTCCGGTGCAATAACTGCCTTAAATTCCTATCCATTGAAAAGATAaggaattatatattttcatttgtgcACCATTTATTTGCCACCTTCTACAAACAGCTCTACGTGTGCAGTAGCTGCTCCGTCAAGACGAGACGTGTACTCCTTAATGCGGCCAAGGACTGTCCGAGTCCTAATTGTGAAAATCCAAAGGATTCTCTGAAGCCGCTCGTTTCGAAGAAGTACATCTACCGCATGCTAGagtacttcctctttttgctCAAGGACAATTTGAGGGAACTTCCGCAAAAACTCCTCGAGGGGAAGGTTGGTCAGGCGTCCAACCCTGGGGAAAATCAGGACCAACACACCACTGTGCATAACCAGGATGGACACACCGCTACGCAAAATCAGGACGGGCAACCCGATGCAGGAACCCCATACGCATCGGACACCTTCGTTTACGTCTGCATCGATGAGAAGTTTAAAACGCACATCCTTAGCGACCAAAAACCGAGCAAGAAAAATATCAAGGTGGAGGCGTACGACGATATATGCAACAGAAGGGAACTCGGGGTCACCATAACGAAGGGGCTACAAATGAAGTACCCAAACACCTCGAACTTTCTCACCTACCTAAACTTGAAGACAAGTCAGTTCTGCATTAACTATAACGACGAGAGGAACACCATTCGGCAGTCCTTGCACGGCCTTGTGCGCAACAACGTGTATGCACAGATTTACTTCGACAAGGTTTTCTCCATCTTCCAGCAGCCGCTCAGTTCGAAGATTGTGGAGTTATGA